A portion of the Carya illinoinensis cultivar Pawnee chromosome 11, C.illinoinensisPawnee_v1, whole genome shotgun sequence genome contains these proteins:
- the LOC122280724 gene encoding blue copper protein-like, translated as MASTQFFFFAILAILAPSILAKEIKVGDDKGWTINFDYQAWAKGKEFVVGEKLVFIYPQGDHNVIKVDGSGFQQYVASANTETLTTENDVINLTSTRNKWYICGVSKHCESGNQKLAITVAAESSSSPPLAVMGSVTLLAILSIIMMMMI; from the exons ATGGCCTCTACCCAATTCTTCTTTTTTGCCATTCTAGCCATTCTTGCCCCTTCAATTTTGGCCAAAGAGATTAAAGTTGGTGATGACAAGGGTTGGACTATTAACTTTGATTATCAAGCTTGGGCAAAGGGAAAGGAGTTCGTTGTTGGTGAAAAACTTG TTTTCATCTACCCACAGGGAGACCACAATGTCATTAAAGTGGATGGCTCTGGCTTTCAACAATATGTGGCATCGGCTAACACTGAGACCCTGACCACCGAAAACGATGTGATCAACTTAACAAGCACAAGAAATAAATGGTACATCTGTGGTGTTTCCAAGCATTGTGAGAGTGGAAATCAAAAACTTGCCATAACAGTGGCGGCcgagtcttcttcttctcctccattAGCAGTAATGGGAAGCGTTACGTTGCTGGCTATTCTAAGCATcattatgatgatgatgatttaa